A stretch of the Argentina anserina chromosome 6, drPotAnse1.1, whole genome shotgun sequence genome encodes the following:
- the LOC126798072 gene encoding guanylate kinase 2, with protein MGEAPAFFGDELQKGYPNGFDLKSKSGETSVVVGNRTYVIGGACEDFALSIAVRIFDQTSGEWTNPTVLGTQPKPGKGHSAVLTGGDRILIIKSGSKSDDFAWFLEVDTQYVRQQKKILGTEVVAWSKGVRGSAEKPVVISGPSGVGKGTLISMLMKEYPSMFGFSVSHTTRAPRAMEKDGVHYHFIERSAMEKEIEDGKFLEFASVHGNLYGTSVEAVEAVADAGKICILDIDVQGARSVRASSLEALFIFVRPPSMEELEKRLRARGTETEEQVLKRLRNAKAEIEQGQSSGIFDHMLYNDNLNDCYKSLKELLGLDGSLAAPKSPSKVVDLFIDHSVSKIDNKVIINSKNPELEKSATNMIVLDLSSLKGGAPGRTRGLNIYTIDPFFDGLAGIPK; from the exons ATG GGAGAAGCACCAGCATTCTTTGGTGATGAGCTTCAGAAGGGATACCCAAATGGGTTTGATCTGAAGTCCAAAAGTGGGGAAACATCCGTTGTCGTGGGCAACAGAACA TATGTGATTGGTGGAGCCTGTGAGGATTTCGCATTATCAATTGCAGTTCGGATTTTTGACCAAACTAGTGGTGAATG GACAAATCCTACCGTGTTGGGGACACAACCCAAACCAGGTAAAGGCCATTCTGCAGTACTCACGGGTGGAGATCGAATTTTGATTATTAAGAGTGGTTCCAAATCAGATGATTTCGCCTGGTTTCTTGAG GTTGACACGCAATATGTTAGGCAGCAGAAGAAAATTTTAGGCACTGAGGTTGTTGCTTGGAGTAAGGGTGTGAGAGGCAGTGCTGAGAAACCTGTTGTTATTAGTGGTCCTTCTGGGGTTGGTAAGGGAACACTAATATCAATGCTCATGAAGGAATATCCATCCATGTTTGGATTCTCTGTGAGCCACACGACTCGTGCTCCAAGAGCTATGGAGAAGGATGGTGTACATTATCACTTCATCGAGCGAAGTGCGATGGAGAAAGAGATAGAAGATGGGAAGTTCCTTGAGTTTGCTTCTGTGCATGGAAATCTCTATGGAACTAGTGTCGAAGCGGTAGAAGCAGTGGCTGATGCTGGAAAG ATATGCATTCTTGACATTGACGTTCAAGGGGCAAGATCAGTGAGGGCTAGTTCTCTGGAAGCGCTTTTTATCTTTGTGCGTCCTCCTTCGATGGAGGAGCTTGAGAAGCGCCTTCGTGCAAG GGGAACTGAGACAGAGGAACAGGTCCTAAAGAGACTTCGAAATGCCAAGGCAGAGATTGAGCAGGGACAATCATCAGGCATCTTTGATCATATGTTGTATAATGATAATCTCAATGATTGTTACAAGAGTCTCAAG GAACTGTTGGGGCTAGATGGAAGTCTCGCTGCTCCTAAATCAC CATCTAAAGTGGTCGATCTGTTTATTGACCACTCCGTGTCCAAGATTGACAACAAAGTCATTATAAACTCCAAAAATCCGGAACTGGAGAAGTCAGCGACCAACAT GATTGTGCTTGATTTGTCATCCCTCAAAGGAGGAGCGCCTGGACGGACAAGAGGACTAAACATCTACACAATCGACCCATTTTTCGATGGTTTGGCTGGGATCCCCAAATGA